CGTGGCGGGTGTCGTTGACCACGTGCGACACGGTGGTGACGGACACATCCGCCTTGAGTGCGACGTCTTTGATGGTGGCCATGGCTTTTCCTGTTCCTGGTGGGGCGGGATTCTGTCGTCAGGCCAGACGGCGGTCGGCACGGCGCTGGCGCAGGGTGTCGATGATGACCGCCACCACAATCACGGCACCGGTGATGATGCGTTTGCTCGGCTCGCTCGCGCCAACCTGCGCAAGGCCCGCTTCGAGCACCGCGATGATCAGCACGCCGAAGAAGGTGTTGATCACCGAGCCGCGGCCGCCCATGAGGCTGGTGCCGCCGATGACCACGGCAGCGATCACCTGCAGCTCGATGCCGACGCCGGCGTTCGGGTCGGCTGCTTCGAGGCGCGCCGATTGCATCAGGCCCGCGAGGCCGGCCAGCAGCCCGGTAACGGCGAACACGATGATGCGGATGGGGCGCGGGTCGACGCCCGCCAGGCGCATGGCTTCTTCATTTGTGCCGATGCCCACCACATGGCGGCCGAATACCGTGCGCGTGAGCACCATCTGCCCGATGACCACCAGCACCACCGCCAGCACGAAGGCGGCCGAGATGCCGCCGATCCACGGCGCGGCCAGGCCCGAGATGGCGTCGCCCACATATTGCGTGCGCGAATCGGTCACGAGGTAGGCGCCGCCGCGCACCGCTTCGAGCATGCCCAGCGAAACGATGAAACTTGGCAGCCGCCATGCGACCGACACCGCGCCCGTGACCGTGCCGCAGATGAGCCCGGTAACGAGGCCGAGCACCGCGGCCACCGGCACCGAGAGCTTCCATTCGAGGATCGCCGCCGCCGTGACGGCCGCGCTCAGCGCCAGCACCGAGCCGACTGAAAGATCGATGCCCGCGATGATCAGCACGAAGGTCATGCCGACCGCCATCACCGCCAGCGCGGGAATCTCGTTCGCGATGGAGACGAAGGTCTCGCGCGTCAGGAAGTATTCGCTCAGCGAACCGAAGAGCGCGATCATGCCCACGAGCACGACCGTCAGGCCCAGGTAGGTGCCGAGCTGGCCCTTGAGTGCGGAGGGCGAGGCCGGCAGGTTTTGTTTGGTGGAGGCTTCGGCGTTCATTGTGTGTCGGCGGTGACCGGGGTCGAATCGGAAACGGGAGATACCGTCGGCGGGCTGGCGGCGCGTCCTGTCGCGTCGCTGAATGCTGCGGCCAGCAGCGATTGTTCGGTCCACTCGCCGCGCTCGAACACCGCGACCAGCCGGCCGGCGCTCATCACGCCGATGCGGTCGCACATGGCCATCAGTTCGCGCAGGTCGCTCGACACCATCAGCAGCGCCTTGCCGGCGTCGGTCATGCGGTCGAGTTCGGCGTACAGGTCGGCGCGCGCGCCCACGTCCACGCCGCGCGTGGGTTCGTCGAGCAGCAGCACCTTGCATTCGCGATGCAGCCAGCGCGCGAACACCACCTTCTGCTGGTTGCCGCCGCTGAGCGTGGCCACCGGTTGCTCGATGCTGCGCGAGCGGATGCGCAGCAGTTCCACCAGCTTCTGCGCAATGCTGCGCTCCTTGGCGCGCTGCAGCCAGCCGGCGTGCGAGATCGCGCCCAGGTCGCTCAGCGTGGCGTTGACGCGGATCGATTGCGTCAGCAGCAGGCCTTGCGACTTGCGGTCTTCCGTGACGAGGCCGATGCCCGCGCGGATGGCCTGCATCGGCGAGCGCCAGCCCTTGCGCGCGTGCTGCGTGGGCTGGCCGTTTTCATAAAGGGTGATTTCGCCGCGGTCGGCGCGGTCGGCGCCGAACAGCAGCCGCACCAGTTCGGTCCGGCCCGAGCCGACCAGACCGGCCAGGCCCATGACTTCGCCCGCATGCAGGTCGATGTCTACGTCGCGCACGACCTGCGCCCGGCCGATGCCGCGTGCGCTCAGCAGCACGGGCCCGGCCACGCGGCGGTCGCGGCCTTCATGCTCGTGCACCGCGCGGCCGACCATGCGCTGCACCAGTTCGGATTCGCGCACGCCGGCCATGGCGCGCACGTCCACCAGCCGGCCGTCGCGCAGCACGGCCACGCGGTCGGCGATGCGCTGCAATTCTTCGAGGCGGTGCGACACATACACGATGGCCACGCCGCGCGTCTTCAGCAGCTCGATCTGCTCGAACAGGTGCGAGGTTTCGCGCGGGGTGAGCATGGCGGTGGGCTCGTCGAGCACCAGCACGCGCGTGTCGTCCTGCAGGTTGCGCGCGATCTCCACCATCTGCTGCTGGCCGATGCCCAGCCGAGCCACGGGTGTGGCCGGGTCGATGTTCTCCATGCCGATCTTGGCGAGCTGGCGCGCGGCCAGCTCGTGCAGCTTGCTGCGGCGGATCCAGCCGGTCTTGTTGGGCAGCCGGTCGAGCAGCAGGTTCTCGGCCACCGACAGCGTGGTGACGAGGCCGAGTTCCTGCATGACCATGCGCACGCCCAGCCGCTCGGCGTCGCGGCGCGAGCCGGGCGCAAAGGGCTTGCCGTCGAGCAGCATCTGGCCGCGCGTGGGCTGCACCAGCCCGCAGACGATTTTCGACAGCGTGCTCTTGCCGGCGCCGTTCTCGCCCGTGAGGGCCAGCACTTCGCCGGCATTGAGCACGATCGAGACGTCGTCCAGCACCGGCGCCGCATAGTCCTTGCCCATGGCGCTCAGCGAGAGCACGGGCATGGCCGTTGTGAGATTCATGGCGGCGGATGCTGTCAACGTCTGCTCTTTCTGGTTGCTTACTTCGAGTCTTTGGTGACCAGCACCACGTCGGTCTTCACTTCGGCGGGCATCTCCGACTGCTTCTTCTTGTCGGCGATGGCCTTCAGTGCGGTCTCGATGCCGAACACGGCTTGCTTGGCGGCGAACTGGTCGGCTGTGGCGAGCACGCGGCCGTCCTTCAGCATCGGCTTGATGGCGCCGATGTTGTCGTAGCCCACCACCAGCACCTTGCCGGTCTTGCCCGCGGCCTTGACCGCAGCCACGGCGCCCAGCGCCATGCTGTCGTTGCCGGCGAGCAAGGCCTTCAGGTCGGGGTGCTCGCGCATCATGCCGGCGGCCACGGTGTTGCCCTTGTCGATTTCCCACTGGCCGGACTGCACGCCCACCACCGTCACGCCGGCGGCCTTCATTGCGTCCTGGTAGCCCAACGTGCGCTGCTGCGCATTGAAGGTGGTCGACACGCCTTCGATGATGCCGACCTTGTCGCCCGACTTCAGCTCCTTGGCCAGCGCGTCGCCCACCAGCTTGGCGCCGGCGCGGTTGTCGGGGCCCACGAACGGCACCAGGATGCCCTTTTCCTTCAGCGCGGCACCGTCGAGCTGGTTGTCGATGTTGACGACCAGGATGCCCTTGTCGATGGCCGCCTTGATCACCGGCACCAGCGCCTTCGAATCGGCCGGCGCGATGACCAGCGCGTTGATCTTCTGCGCCACCATCTGCTCGACCATCTTGATCTGGGCGGCGGTGTCGGTCTCGTCCTTGATGCCGTTGGCCACCAGCGTGTACTGGGCGGCATTGGCCTTCTGGTGCGCCTTGGCGCCGTCTTCCATGGTGCGGAAGAACTCGTTGGCCAGCGACTTCATGACCAGCGCGACCTTGGGCTTGTCCTGGGCGAAGGCGGGTGTTCCGGCGATGGCGCCCAGCAGCGTGAGAGCGGCGGCGCTTTGCAGGGTACGGCGGGTGAACTTCATGGTGAATGTCTCCTGAGGTGGTTGATCAGAACGGTGCGCCGGTCTTTGCCGGGGGCTCTGATGTTAGCTGAGGGAAACGTTTGCGCAAACGTTTGCCAGTCGGTGCTAACCCTGAGGTTTCGAGCAGGCAAATGCGAGCTCGAAGACCTGCCGGACGGGCCTGCAACCATGCTCGCCTAAAATCGCCGGTTACCCAAGAGGACCTCCCATGAGTTTGCAATGCGGCATCGTCGGCCTGCCCAACGTCGGTAAATCCACCCTTTTCAATGCGTTGACCAAGGCCGGCATCGCGGCGGAAAACTATCCGTTCTGCACCATCGAGCCCAATGTGGGCGTGGTGGAAGTGCCCGATCCCCGGCTCGCGCAACTGAGCGAGATCGTCAAGCCCGAGCGCGTGGTGCCCGCCATCGTCGAGTTCGTCGACATCGCCGGCCTGGTGGCTGGTGCCAGCACCGGCGAAGGCCTGGGCAACAAGTTTCTGGCGCACATCCGCGAGACCGACGCCACCGTCAACGTGGTGCGCTGCTTCGACGACGAGAACGTGATCCACGTGGCCGGCAAGGTTGACCCGATCTCCGACATCGAAGTGATCCAGACCGAACTCTGCCTGGCCGACCTGGCCACGGTCGAGAAGGCGCTGCACCGCCACACCAAGGTGGCCCGTTCCGGCGACAAGGACGCGCAAAAGCTGGTCGGCCTGCTCGAGCGCTGCCAGGCCGCGCTGAACGAGAACACGCCGGTGCGCGCGCTCGACTTCACCAAGGAAGAGTTGCCGCTGGTCAAGAGCTTCACGCTCATCACTGCCAAGCCTGCGATGTTCGTGGGCAACGTGGCGGAAGACGGCTTCGAGAACAACCCGTATCTCGACCGCCTGCGCGAATATGCCGCCAAGCAGGGCGCTCCGGTTGTCGCCATCTGCGCCAAGATCGAAGCCGACCTGGCCGAGATGGACGACGAAGACAAGAAGATGTTCCTCGCCGAGATCGGCCAGGAAGAGCCGGGCCTGAACCGCTTGATCCGTGCGGCCTTCAAGCTGCTGGGCCTGCAAACGTACTTCACCGCCGGCGTGAAGGAAGTGCGTGCATGGACCATCCACATCGGCGACACCGGCCCGCAGGCGGCCGGCGTGATCCACGGCGACTTCGAGAAGGGCTACATCCGCGCCCAGACCATCGCGTTCGAGGACTACATCGCCTTCAAGGGCGAGCAGGGCGCGAAGGACGCGGGGAAGATGCGTTCGGAAGGCAAGGAATACGTCGTCAAGGATGGCGACGTGATGAACTTCCTGTTCAGTTCGTAGGGGGCAACACCTGAGGCCCGGCGGAGCCGGTTCCTCGGTGTCTCGCGAAAAGAGCTTCGCGATTTTCTTGATGTTGTTGGGTAGACTGCGCGCGCCCTATTTTTCCTGCAAGGCCCGCCTTCATGCTCACCGTCCACCACCTCAACAACTCGCGCTCGCAGCGTGTGCTCTGGCTGCTCGAAGAACTCGAGCTGCCGTACGAGATCGTTCACTACCAGCGCGATCCGCAAACCAGTCTGGCGCCTGCTTCGCTGCGGGCCATTCATCCGCTGGGCAAGTCACCGGTGGTAACGACGGATGACGGACTCACGCTCGCGGAATCGGGCGCGATCATCGAAACGCTCATCGAGCGCTACGGCCACGGCCGCCTTGCGCCTGCGGCCGGTTCGCCGGAGGCGCTGCGCTATCGCTACTGGCTGCACTTTGCCGAAGGCACGGCGATGTCGCCGTTGCTGCTCAAGCTGGTGTTCGATCGCATCGAGACGAGCAAGATGCCTTTCTTCGCGAAGCCGATCGCCAAGGCGATCTCGGCCAAGGCGAAGTCGGCGTTCATCAACCCGAACATCGCAAGCCACCTGAACTACATGGAAGCCGAACTCGGCAAGAGCGAGTGGTTCGCCGGCGATGCGTTCACGGGCGCGGACATCCAGATGAGCTTCGTGGCCGAAGCTGCGCAGGCGCGCGGCGGGCTCGATGCGAAGCGGCCGAAGCTGATGGCGTACCTGGAGCGAATCCACGCGCGTCCCGCGTACAAGCGCGCGCTCGAACGCGGCGGCCCCTACGCCCTGTTGAACTGATCAGAAGATCTGCAGCAGCGCCACCGTCATGGTGATGTAGCGCAGAAACTTGCCCACGGTCATGTAGGCAACGCATGGCCAGAACGGCAGCTTGAGCCAACCTGCGACCGCGCACAGCGGGTCGCCCACCAGTGGCAGCCAGCTCAACAGGCAGGCCTTCGGGCCGAGCCGCTCCAGCCAGCCCAGAACACGCACATGATGTTTCGAGTGCGAGTATTTGTCGGCCACCTTGTGCGCGCCGTAGCCCATCCACCAGTCGACCGCGCCCCCCAGCGTGTTGCCTATGGTCGCCACCGCGATGGCCGGCCAGAACATGTCGGGGTTGAGCTTGAGCAGCCCGAAGAGAAAGGGCTCGGAGCCCACCGGCAGTAGCGTCGCGGAGACGAACGCCGCCACGAACAAGGTCGAGAGACCGTACTGCGGCAGCGCCAGCAGCGCCATGAGGGAGTCGAGCCAGGCTTGCATAAGGTCGGCGCAGTATAGGCAGCGCTTGCTTCGCAACCCCGCAGGAGAAAGCCCCGGAATGCACCGGTGTTTGTACGGGTACCCAGGGCGCAAATCGTTTCAGTCGCTGAAATGCGGCGTGGCTACAATCGTGCCTCATTTTTCAGCAGCCGAACGCGCACGCTCCTCTTTCCAATGACCTTGCAGATCGGCACCCACACGCTGGAAAACCGCCTGTTCGTCGCGCCCATGGCCGGCGTGACGGACCGGCCCTTCCGCATGCTGTGCCGCGAACTCGGCGCCGGTTATGCGGTCAGCGAGATGGTCACGTCGCGCAAGGAGCTCTGGGGCACGCTCAAGACATCGCGCCGCGCGAACCATGATGGCGAACCGGGCCCCATTGCGGTGCAGATTGCCGGCACCGATGCGGCCATGATGGCCGAGGCCACGGTCTACAACATCGAGCGTGGTGCGCAGATCATCGACATCAACATGGGCTGTCCGGCCAAGAAGGTCTGCAACAAGTGGGCAGGCTCGGCGCTGATGCGCGACGAGCCGCTGGCGCTTGAAATCGTGCAGGCCGTGGTCGATGCGGCGCAGCCTTTCGGCGTGCCGGTCACGCTCAAGATGCGCACCGGCTGGAGCCAGGAGCACCGCAACGCAGTGAAGCTCGCGCGCGATTTCGAATCGGCCGGCGTGCAGATGCTCACGGTGCATGGCCGCACGCGCGAGCAGGGCTACAAGGGCTTTGCCGAGTACGACACCATCGCCGCCGTGAAGGCCGCGGTGCGCGTGCCGGTGGTGGCCAACGGCGACATCCGCTCGCCCGAGAAGGCACGCGACGTGCTTGCGGCCACCGGCGCCGACGCGGTGATGATCGGCCGCGCCGCGCAGGGCCGCCCGTGGATCTTTCGCGAGATCGCGCACTTCCTGGAAACGGGCACGCATCGCGCGCCGCCGCTGGTCGCCGAAGTGCGCCGCTTGCTGCTCGACCATCTCGTGGAGCACTATGCGCTCTACGGCGACTACAGCGGTGTGCGCACGGCGCGCAAGCACATCGGCTGGTACGTGCGCACGCTGCCCGACGGCGAAGCGTTCCGCGCACGCATGAACACCATCGAGGACTGTGCCGAGCAGCTGCGCGCGGTCGGCGACTATTTCGACGGGCTGGCGGACCGCATGGATCGCATGCCCGTGCAGCACCTGGCGGACGAAGAGGCGTCGTCGGGTGAAGAGGAGGCGGCTTGCGCCGTCGATTGAAAAAAAGAGAAGAAGCAATGAGCAAGAAACATATCGAGGACTGCGTGCGCACCAGTCTGGACAGCTACTTTCGCGATCTGCGTGGCACCGAACCCGACGGCATGTACGAAATGCTCGTGCGTGTGGTCGAGAAACCCCTGCTCGACGTCGTGATGACGCGTGCGGAAGGCAATCAATCCAAGGCCGCGCAATGGTTGGGCCTGAATCGCAACACGCTTCGCAAGAAGCTCGTTGAACACAAACTTTTGAAATAACTCCACGGCATATCCAATGGCCCAGACCGCACTCATCTCCGTTTCCGACAAGACCGGCATTCTCGAATTCGCCCAGGCGCTGCATGCGCTGGGCATCAAGCTGCTGTCCACCGGCGGCACTGCCAAGCTGCTGGCCGATGCCGGCCTGCCCGTCACCGAAGTTGCCGACCACACCGGCTTTCCGGAGATGCTCGATGGCCGCGTGAAGACGCTGCACCCGAAGATCCACGGCGGCCTGCTCGCGCGCCGCGACCTGCCCGCGCACGTGGCGGCCATCAAGGAACATGGCATCGACACCATCGACCTGCTGGTGGTCAACCTGTACCCGTTCGAAGCCACCGTGGCCAAGCCCGGCTGCACGCTCGAAGACGCGATCGAGAACATCGACATCGGCGGCCCGGCCATGGTGCGCAGCGCGGCCAAGAACTGGAAGGACGTGGGTGTGCTGACCGACGCGTCGCAATACGCCGTGGCGCTCGCCGAGCTCAAGGCCGACGGCAAGCTCAGCGACAAGACCAAGTTCGCGTTTTCGGTGGCAGCGTTCAACCGCATCGCCGACTACGACGGCGCCATCAGCGACTACCTCTCGGCCATCGATTTCGATGCCAGCATCGGCCAGCCCGCGCCCAAGCGCTCGCTGTTCCCCGCGCAAAGCAACGGCCGTTTCGTGAAGGTGCAAGACCTGCGCTACGGCGAGAACCCGCACCAGCAGGCCGCGTTCTACCGCGACCTGCATCCGGCGCCCGGTTCGCTCGTGTCGGCCAAGCAGCTGCAGGGCAAGGAGCTGAGCTACAACAACATCGCCGACGCTGATGCCGCGTGGGAATGCGTGAAGAGCTTCGACGTGCCGGCTTGCGTGATCGTGAAGCACGCCAACCCCTGCGGCGTTGCCATCGGCAAGGATGCTGCCGAGGCTTACGGCAAGGCTTTCAAGACCGATCCGACCTCGGCCTTCGGCGGCATCATCGCCTTCAACCGTCCGGTCGATGGCGCGACGGCTCAGGAGATCTCCAAGCAGTTCGTCGAAGTGCTGATGGCGCCCGATTACACACCCGAGGCATTGGAGCTGTTCCAGGCGACCAAGAACCGGCAGAACGTGCGCATTCTCAAGATATCGCTGCCGCCGGGCGGCGCGAGCGACTGGGACAACGGCCGCAATGCGATGGACGTGAAGCGCATCGGCTCAGGCCTGTTGATGCAGACCGCCGACAACCATGAGCTCGCGGCCAGCGACCTCAAGGTGGTCAGCAAGAAGCAGCCCACGCCGCAGCAGCTGCAAGACCTGCTGTTCGCATGGAAGGTCGCGAAGTACGTGAAGAGCAACGCGATCGTGTTCTGCGCCAACGGCATGACCATGGGCGTGGGCGCGGGCCAGATGAGCCGCCTCGATTCGGCGCGCATCGCCAGCATCAAGGCCGAGCATGCCGGCCTTTCGCTGAAGGACACGGCAGTGGCCAGCGACGCCTTCTTCCCGTTCCGCGACGGCCTCGACGTGGTGGTCGATGCGGGCGCGAGCTGCGTCATCCAGCCGGGTGGCTCGATGCGCGACCAGGAAGTGATCGATGCCGCCGACGAGCGCGGCGTGGTGATGGTGCTGTCGGGCGTGCGTCACTTCCGCCACTGATCGGCGGAACGCGGGGTTCGGCGGCCGCGAGACTTACTCGTGGTTGCCGAAGCGGTATTTCAGCTGGAAGGTGATGGCGCCGTACAGCCGGTTTTTGATCGTCGGTACGTAGGCGATGTTGAGGCCCCAGTTCTTGCCTTCGATGGCCGCCACCGGAAGGATGGCCGGGAACCAGTTGCCGTTGCGGTAGTTCGGGTAGCCGTCGAAGCCGCCGACCACGGCGCCGAACTTCACGCCATAGAACTCGAAGGGCAGCGCGTACAGGCCCACGTAGTTCGACTGCCGGCGGTCGCTGTTGCGGAAGGTGCCCGCAGTGACGCGGAAGGTGTCGTTCAGCGGGTACTCGAAGCCCAGCCCCTGGTTGACGTTCTCCAAGCCCTTGCCGCCGTCGAAGTGCGCCGAATAGAAGCCTGGGTTGATCCAGATGTTCTTCGGATCGAAGGACTCTTGCGCTGATGCGAAGCCGGGAATGAGAAGAGCGATGCTCAGGACCGGCAACGTGCGCAGGGAGTTCATGGGCTAGGGCGTCCTGAAGATTTGTCTTGCGGCTTCGATGGTGGCGGCGATGTCGTCGTCGCTGTGGGTTGCGCTCACGAAGCCTGCTTCGTAAAGCGCGGGGGCAATATACACGCCGCGATCGAGCAAACCGTGAAACAACGCATTGAATTTCGCGTTGTCGGTTGTCATCACGGTGGCATAGTTTTGCGGCAGGTCCTTCATCAGGAAGAAGCCGAACATGCCGCCTTCGCTGTCGGCATTGAAGGGCTGGCCTTCGGCTGCTGCGGCGGCCTTCAGGCCGTCGACCAGCGTGCGCGTTTTCTTGCCGAGCGCTTCATAGAAGCCGGGCTTGGCGATTTCCTTCAACGTGGCGAGGCCACAGGCCGTGGCCACCGGATTGCCCGACAGCGTTCCCGCCTGGTAGACCGGACCCAGCGGCGCGAGCTGTTCCATGATCGCGCGCGGCCCGCCGAAGGCCGCCAGAGGCATGCCGCCGCCGATGACCTTGCCGAGAACAGTGAGGTCGGGCTTGATGCCCAGCACGCCTTGCGCGCCGTGCAGGCCCACGCGAAAGCCGGTCATCACCTCGTCGAAGATCAGCAGGGCGCCGTGTTGCGTGCAGAGTTCGCGGCAGCGCTTGGCGAACTCGGGCGTGGCGCGCACGAAGTTCATGTTGCCGGCAATGGCTTCGATCATCAGGCAGGCGATGTCGTTGCCGTGCAGTGCGAAGGCTTCTTCGAGCTGCTGCAGGTTGTTGTACTCGAGCACGATGGTGTGCTGCACCACCTCGGGCGGCACGCCGGCCGATGTCGGGTTGCCGAAGGTGGCGAGGCCGGAGCCGGCCTTTACCAGCAGTGCGTCGGCGTGACCGTGGTAGCAGCCCTCGAACTTGATGATGCTCTTGCGGCCGGTGGCGCCGCGCGCCAGGCGCAGCGCGCTCATGGCGGCTTCGGTGCCCGAGCTTACGAGCCGCACCATCTCCATAGACGGCACCAGCGCGAGGATGGCCTCGGCCAATTCGATTTCGCGCTCGGTCGGCGCGCCGTACGAGAAGCCTTCGAGCACGGCCTTCTGCACCGCCTCGACCACGGCAGGGTGGCCATGGCCCAGGATCATCGGGCCCCAGGAGCCGATGTAGTCGATGTAGCGCTTGTCGTTGGCGTCCCAGAAGTAGGCGCCCTGCGCGCGCTGGATGAAGCGGGGCGTGCCGCCCACGGCCTTGAAGGCGCGTACGGGCGAGTTGACGCCCCCGGGGATCACGGCGCGGGCGCGCTCGAAAAGAATGTCGTTGCGGTCGGTCATCAGTGTCGGGTGTCGTGTGGGGGGAGGGCGAAGTCCGGTGCGGCGTCCGGGTCTTCATCGTCTTCGTCGTCCTCGGGCTCGGCCCAGAACAGGCGGTCGGGCAGCACGTGGCCCATGCCGGGGCGAAAGCCCGCGTCGAGGCAGCGGTCCATGTAGGCCAGCGCCTCGGTGGTCGCGGCCACGAGGTCGGTGCCGCTCGCCAGCAGGGCGGCCAGCGCGGCCGACAGGGTGTCGCCGGCGCCGGCAAAGACGGCTTCGAGCCGTTCGTACTTCTCGTTGGCGAGCACCGACTGCGGCGAGGCCAGAACGTTGTCGATGAACTGCTCGGGCAGCACCATGCCGGTTACCAGCGTGTAGGGCACGCCGAACTCGCCGGCGGCCTTCGCAATGTCGCGCGCGCCGGGCGGACGCTCGCCGTTCCAGTCCGGAAGCAGCCAGCGCCACAGAGTACTGTGGTTTCCAACCAACACCGTCGTCTGAGGCAAAACAAGTTCCCGAAAAGCGTCCAGATAGGGCTCGATCAGGTTCTCGTCCCACCACGAAAGGTTGGGCATGTAGGCCACCACGGGCACCTCGGGATAGTCGGCGGCGGTCTCGGCGATGGTGCTCAGGGCCTCGGGGGTACCGGCAAAGCCCACCTTGATCAGCTGGACTTCCACGTCCTCCAGGATGGCGCGCGCCTGCTCGGCGATGGCCTCCTCGTCGAAGGGAAAGTGGTCGAAAATCTCGGCCGTGTCCCTGGCGTAGGCGCCTGTGACGACGGGCAGGACGTGTGCGCCCACCGACGCCATGGCGAGGGCATCGGCGCCCAGCCCGCCCGCCCCGCTG
This is a stretch of genomic DNA from Variovorax paradoxus. It encodes these proteins:
- the thiD gene encoding bifunctional hydroxymethylpyrimidine kinase/phosphomethylpyrimidine kinase, whose translation is MTIYLLPADKTRKPGDLNDPSQDEGELAERDLNPPCVLVFNASDPSGAGGLGADALAMASVGAHVLPVVTGAYARDTAEIFDHFPFDEEAIAEQARAILEDVEVQLIKVGFAGTPEALSTIAETAADYPEVPVVAYMPNLSWWDENLIEPYLDAFRELVLPQTTVLVGNHSTLWRWLLPDWNGERPPGARDIAKAAGEFGVPYTLVTGMVLPEQFIDNVLASPQSVLANEKYERLEAVFAGAGDTLSAALAALLASGTDLVAATTEALAYMDRCLDAGFRPGMGHVLPDRLFWAEPEDDEDDEDPDAAPDFALPPHDTRH